GCCAACGTGGACGGCATCGGCGTTTCCGGCATCTGCAACCGCAACAGCAACGTGGGCCTCTCCGGCGCGTGGGGCACCCTCTTCTACGGCAACTGGGACACGCCGTTCAAGGCGGTCACCTACGGCACCAAGGTGGGCGACCCCTTCCTGTCCACCGACGTGTTCGCGTACCAGAGCATCATGGGCAGCCCGGGCTTCAACTACCGCAGCGGCGGGTGGGTGGCCACGACGCCAGGTGCTTCTGGTGATGCAGTCAAGGGTTTCGACGTGCGCGCCAGCAACAGCATCGCCTACTGGACGCCGAAGTGGAACGGCCTCTCGGGCAAGGTGCAGTACTCGGCCACCGAGTTCGAGAGCGCGAGCGGCGCCGTCAGCCCCGAGCTGTGGTCGGCGGCGGTCAACTACGACGTGGGCGGCCTGTCCCTGCTCGCCGCCTACGAGCGCCACAATGACGGCTATGCCCTCGGTGGAATCAATTCCGGCGCTCCCTTCAAGTTCGGGGCGACGAATGCGAACGCGGTCGGTGGGGCAACGACCTCCAAGGACACCGCCTGGCGGGTGGGCGCCGGCTACGAGTTCAAGTGGGGCGCCGCCGGGGCCACCACCCTCAGCGCCTTGTACGAGAACCTGAAGCTGGAGCAGACGGGCGGCATAGCGGGTTCCGTGGCGGAGTTCAAGCGCGACGCGTGGCAGGTGGCGCTCACCCACCGCATGGGCAACCACGAGCTGCGGGCCCGCTACAGCGACGCCGACCAGGGCGACTGCGCGCTGGTGGGCGGAGGCGCGTGCTCGACTTCGGGCTACGGCGCCAAGATGTACGCGCTGGGCTACGCGTATCACTTCTCCAAGCGCACCCAGGGCTACGCCTTCTACACCAAGATCAAGAACGAGCAAAACGCCCAGTACACGTTCTCGATCGGCGGTGCGCCGGCGGTGGCGGGCAACACGCCGGCGGGGGCCGACCCGCAGGCGATCGGCGTGGGCATCCGCCACAGCTTCTGACCGTATCGCCCAACGGGCCTCGAAAAGGTCCGCGTGACGACGCGCCGGGCGCCTTCGGGCGCCCGGTTTTTTTTGGCGCCCGGGACGGGGCGCACTCCTTGCGAGTGCAAGCCTTGGCGCACCGCTCGCCGGTGCTGCCCGGTGCGTTTCGGCTGCGCTCAACGCACCCTACGTCTCGTAGCCTACGGCTGACTTGCATGCTGGGCGAGCTTGGCCTTATCTTGTGGTGACATCGTAAGGGTCGCAGGAGCGGTGAGCCCGTGGGAACCACGGTACAAAAACTGTACGAGGAAGCGATGGGGCTCGACCCCGAGGAACGGGCGGCACTGACGGGCCTGTTGATCGAAAGCCTGGAGCCCGGATCGGAGGAGGGCGTAGAA
This portion of the Pelomicrobium methylotrophicum genome encodes:
- a CDS encoding porin, which translates into the protein MNKKLVALAVAGVFAAPVAVQAADNVTIYGTLNVNFQSTKAGGATNPANNVSSRTAVSTDSSNIGFRGVEDLGGGLKAVFQCETSANVDGIGVSGICNRNSNVGLSGAWGTLFYGNWDTPFKAVTYGTKVGDPFLSTDVFAYQSIMGSPGFNYRSGGWVATTPGASGDAVKGFDVRASNSIAYWTPKWNGLSGKVQYSATEFESASGAVSPELWSAAVNYDVGGLSLLAAYERHNDGYALGGINSGAPFKFGATNANAVGGATTSKDTAWRVGAGYEFKWGAAGATTLSALYENLKLEQTGGIAGSVAEFKRDAWQVALTHRMGNHELRARYSDADQGDCALVGGGACSTSGYGAKMYALGYAYHFSKRTQGYAFYTKIKNEQNAQYTFSIGGAPAVAGNTPAGADPQAIGVGIRHSF
- a CDS encoding addiction module protein; translated protein: MGTTVQKLYEEAMGLDPEERAALTGLLIESLEPGSEEGVEEAWLAEIERRMAELDGGAVQAVSWEALRAKLFGDRRAGGR